The Paenibacillus sophorae genome has a segment encoding these proteins:
- the secD gene encoding protein translocase subunit SecD, which translates to MKRLLSFIITVLVLAAVMAVSTPGLLDRVRLGLDLKGGFEILYQAQPTEQGQALTRASLLQTAASLEKRANVLGTSEPEVTTEGTDRIRLKIAGVTNEAEVREKMKEPAVLTFRSAAPGDAEGTYSKVELVGSDFVENAATIGRDNLNQIEISIKVKDKQKFAEITKRLLGQHLAIYLDDTKLSDPQVRAELTDGTASISGNYTIEEARNLADTINLGALPLKLTEKYSQSVGATLGKQSLNQTVQAGLIGSVFILIFMIGMYRIPGLIASFALILHTWLLILVFVFADFTLTLPGIAAFILGIGMAVDANIITNERIREEMRSGKSIMSSVKAGSKSSFRTVMDSNVTTIIVAAVMFAFGTGSVKGFALVLIVEILLSIFTNLYFARWLLNMLVKAGKLSKPKQFGVKESEISAL; encoded by the coding sequence ATGAAAAGACTTCTGAGCTTTATCATTACCGTGCTAGTCTTGGCGGCCGTTATGGCGGTATCGACTCCGGGGCTGCTCGACAGAGTGCGGTTGGGTCTTGATTTGAAAGGCGGCTTCGAAATATTATATCAAGCCCAGCCTACCGAGCAAGGCCAAGCATTGACCCGGGCTTCTCTGCTGCAAACCGCTGCAAGCCTGGAGAAACGGGCCAACGTACTAGGAACAAGCGAACCCGAGGTTACCACCGAAGGAACGGATCGCATCCGTCTGAAAATCGCCGGTGTTACCAATGAGGCTGAGGTTCGTGAGAAGATGAAGGAACCCGCGGTGCTTACTTTCCGCAGCGCCGCCCCAGGCGACGCCGAAGGAACGTACAGCAAAGTCGAACTGGTAGGCAGCGACTTCGTCGAGAACGCCGCAACCATCGGCCGCGACAACCTGAATCAGATCGAAATCAGCATCAAGGTTAAAGATAAACAGAAATTTGCGGAAATTACGAAGCGTCTGCTCGGTCAGCATCTGGCCATCTACCTGGACGATACGAAGCTCTCCGATCCGCAAGTAAGAGCGGAGCTTACGGACGGAACAGCATCGATTTCGGGCAATTATACAATTGAGGAAGCCCGGAATCTGGCCGATACGATCAATCTTGGAGCCCTGCCGCTGAAGCTGACAGAGAAATACTCCCAAAGCGTAGGCGCCACCCTTGGCAAACAATCCCTGAATCAGACGGTCCAAGCCGGCCTGATTGGTTCGGTCTTTATTCTGATCTTTATGATCGGCATGTACCGTATTCCAGGTCTAATTGCCAGCTTTGCCTTGATTCTGCATACATGGCTGCTGATTCTGGTCTTCGTGTTTGCCGACTTTACCCTTACTCTACCAGGCATAGCGGCATTCATACTCGGGATCGGGATGGCGGTTGACGCCAACATTATTACAAATGAACGAATTCGGGAAGAAATGCGGAGCGGCAAGAGCATCATGTCCTCCGTCAAGGCAGGCAGCAAATCCTCCTTCCGTACCGTTATGGACTCGAACGTTACCACGATTATCGTCGCGGCCGTCATGTTCGCTTTCGGTACAGGCTCGGTAAAAGGCTTTGCCCTGGTGCTGATTGTAGAAATTCTGCTCAGCATATTTACGAACCTTTATTTCGCCCGTTGGCTGCTTAACATGCTGGTTAAGGCCGGCAAGCTGAGTAAGCCGAAGCAATTCGGGGTAAAGGAGAGTGAAATCAGTGCGCTTTAA
- a CDS encoding post-transcriptional regulator produces MESEHNDQEMLDKDIEDMCRSKAEEFRLLGYEYVTAKDVWECVSRNYAKEGTPQIHRIVNDIYSLKVTTYMNYLTISAYKGLK; encoded by the coding sequence GTGGAATCGGAGCACAATGATCAAGAGATGCTGGACAAGGATATCGAGGACATGTGCCGCAGCAAGGCGGAGGAATTCCGGCTCCTTGGTTATGAATATGTAACAGCCAAGGATGTCTGGGAGTGTGTCAGCCGAAATTACGCCAAGGAAGGAACGCCGCAGATCCATAGAATCGTGAATGACATTTATTCTTTGAAAGTGACAACTTACATGAATTACTTGACCATTTCCGCCTATAAAGGACTGAAATAA